DNA sequence from the Hyalangium ruber genome:
CCATAGCATGCGCACGCCGACCTGCAGCGCGTCGAAGCGCTTGCCATTCACGAGGACGTCCCTGCCGGGGTAGCGGTTGGGCGGGAACGTGTCCGCACACTTGTTATGTGCGTCATCTCCACCCCGGTGAGGCACCGGGATGGGCGCACACTCCGGGCGGCGCTCGGCTGTCACAGGGGCTGAGGGGCCTCTGTTCGAGCGGGAGCTATCCGGAGATGGGGCCGCTTCCGGCTCCAGCTGGGTCCCTGGGTCCACCATGACGGTGACTGGGGGAGTCAGTCCCACAGGCGATGGCAGAACAATGGGCTTCGGACCGGCGAGCGGCGCTGCCCAGGGAACGGCGATCTGGTTGTGCTGCTTCGTCGGCTGCTGCGGCGCTGTCGCCGCGCAGCCGACGAGAAGCAACAGGAGCGCGCTGCAAGCTCGGAAGCTCATTCGATATCCGGTCAGTCACGAGCCGGGGGCGGCCCAGGCCCGTTTTACCCTCAGAGCAACCTTCACAGCCA
Encoded proteins:
- a CDS encoding DUF6310 domain-containing protein, translating into MSFRACSALLLLLVGCAATAPQQPTKQHNQIAVPWAAPLAGPKPIVLPSPVGLTPPVTVMVDPGTQLEPEAAPSPDSSRSNRGPSAPVTAERRPECAPIPVPHRGGDDAHNKCADTFPPNRYPGRDVLVNGKRFDALQVGVRMLWEIKTDRFETYSLFLQNQVLSDQVEEFRDERAIAQACDYGFTVGVSSEAHRAALEERDRTLTIVVTGCPR